The DNA region TGTATTCTGTTATTGATGCAAAAGGTGCTCATACGGTTGTTCTTAACACTttgattttttatgaatgttGGTCTAATAACACAACAGGTCATGGACTGTTGAAATATGATGTGTAGTAGTTTTCAGTAGACTAGTGGCAGGTTCCAGAGTAATACTCTTCTTTTGTTTGgtatttaatttaattcaaGTAAACTATATATGGATTCTTAAGACACTGGCATATGTGCATGCAAAAGGCTTAAACTTCATTTAAGGATGGTTCATAACGAGATAAGTAACGGCAGAAGTTGCATACATATGTGGCTATGGCACTCGAGATAAAAGACATATTAAAATTGAGCGTGAAAGCATATGCATACCTGTAAACTGGGACTTCAAAAACTGTCTGCTTTTAGTTACGAaatctctttatttatttatttttctctctctctagtgAAGAGTAGATAGTAATGTAATTGGCAAGCAAGATTTGTTTCCATTTTGCCAATGTGCAGAATGTTAATATTCTTTGCACACGCAGACAAGACATTTGGCTTTACATGTGGGTCATTACTCCctcaataaaataaattttatgttGCAGTTGGTAAAGAAGAACAACAATTGCCATACCTATTATATCTACAAGGTGGACCTGGATTTGAGGCCCCCCGACCAACTGAATCCAGTGGATGGATACGTAAAGCATGTGAAGAATTTCGTGTTATATTGCTTGATCAGGCATGGGCCGCATGTCTATAGAGACATATCTTATTACAAGCTTTTGTCAATATGCAATACTTTGTTTATTATAGTTGTGCTGATGTATTTTACTTGCAGCGAGGAACAGGTTTATCAACTCCTTTGACGGCTTCATCTTTGTTGCAATTGAAGTCTGAAGAGAAATTGGCTGATTATGTAAAACATTTTCGAGCTGATAATATAGTAAATGATGCAGAGTTTATTCGAGTACGTCTTGTTCCTGATGCTGCGCCATGGACAATCTTGGGTCAGGTATTAATTACAACTTCCTTTGGTATTTATGCTTGCATGTGATCTTTAGAGTTTAGACTATAATGTGATAGTTCTGACGCTTTGTAGTTGCCTTATTTGCTGAAAGACCTACTTTGTTATCAAGGACTTTCTTATGATCCAAGAGTTCAGTCATAATGTCGATATCATTCTTCTTATATGTGAAGCTTTTTCTTTCGTGTCATTTCTTATGGATTGTTCTTTATCCTGTACAACTGAACCAGAATTACAGCTTTTTTCCTTTCCCTTGTGCAGAGCTTTGGTGGTTTTTGTGCAGTAACTTATTTGAGTTTTGCACCACAAGGACTAAAGCAAGTCCTTTTAACTGGAGGAATCCCTCCAATAGGAAATGGATTCACTGGAGACGTTGTATATAGAGCATGCTCTGAACAGATTATAATTCAGAATGAGAAGTACTACAAAAGGTATCCTGAAGATATTGAGGTTGTTCGTGAAGTTGTTAACTATCTATCAGAATCAGAGGGCGGTGGGGTGAGGGTCTAGAACAGATGATCTTGGTTCTGTTCCTACTGTTGAGATTTAAGATCTTTGAAATTAACCCCATTCACCCTTGTTTTTGTACAGGTCCCACTTCCATCCGGGGGCTTCCTAACCCCAAAGGGATTGCAAACTCTTGGTCTTAGTGGCTTAGGATCCAGTGCTGGTTTTGAGCGCTTACATTACATGTAAGGTTTCATGAATATGAATCTAGATTTTAATATGTTACAATTTAGTCATTCTTTAAGTGATTTTAATTTCACTTCAACCCATAGGTTTGAGAGGGCTTGGGATCCTATAATAGTTCCAGGAGCACGAAAGGAAATTAGTTATTACTTCTTGGATGCTGTAAGAAAATAACTGCTTTTTCTTGATATCGAATCTAAGGTTTTGAATATTCCTGGTATAAAGTTAAAAACCTTAAACCATTCCATGTTTGCAGTTTGACAAGTGGTCTTCTTTTGATACAAATCCACTTTTTGCTCTTCTTCATGAGTCCATATACTGTCAGGTAATTGCTTTAATCTAGTTAATTTACAGAAGTTTATACTATATATTCTTAAATATTTATATAGTTTTCATTAGCTTATTAGTTCATCTAGTTATGTAGTTATTTATTTGTTGAAGGGTGCTTCATCACGGTGGTCTGCTCATAGAATAAGGGCTGAAGATGAGGGCAAATTTGATGCAGTCCGGGCTGCAAAAGAAGGTCGTCCCGTACTTTTCACAGGAGAGGTAGGCATTTGTTCCAACCTTCTctttcaaaatgacaaaaagacATAATGTTGACATTTAGTTCTATGAGTGACGGGTAGTTGATGATGTATTTAGATATTAATTCATTTTATACATCTCATGGATAGAAATAATTGACAGCGTATGAGATGTAGAATACCTTGGGGAGTTATAAACATTAATCGATGATATCTAGCTGTGCATAAATTTATGATTTAATTGCATGATGGTATAAAAGCTGTCTAGCTGTAGACCCTTGGACCAGTCTATGGGTTGACTGATGTCCATCGGGAAGCAGTAGATTCACAACTGTGTAGCATACAGGGCAAGTGTCTTGATGAAAATTGTAGGAGCTTTCCGCCAGCATGTTGTTACTTGCAGCTTTGAAAAGTACTTTACACACAAATGTTGGGCTTTTTGCTCCTGCAGATGATCTTCCCATGGATGTTCGATGAGATTCATGCCTTAAGGAAATTCAAAGGTGCTTCTCATGTATTGGCTGAGAAGAAGGATTGGCCTCCCCTATATAACATCGATGCACTAAAAAATAACAAGGTGTGCTACCTTTATATGAAGTTAATCTACTTGAATAGCATCTCACCATAAGAATTTTACATGGGGAAGGAGACCTAAACTTTCTCGCAGCCTGTGATGTTTTCCATTTGTACCAAACCCTTGACGTGAATTATCAGCAGTTTCGCCCATAAGTgtgtaaataattaaatttatttctgTCAATGTTGACAGGTACCTGTTGCTGCTGCTGTTTACTACGAAGATATGTATGTCAACTTCAAGCTGGCCATGGAAACTGCTTCGCAGATAGCAGGGATTCGGTTGTGGATAACCAACGAATTCATGCATTCTGGTCTACGCGATGCAGGGAGCCAGGTTTTTGATCATTTGATGGGAATGCTAGATGGAAAGAAGCCTTTGTTCTGATTTCCATGGCAGTTCCTGCACTAAATCTCTGTAGTTTGtacttttttgggtcaaatgtgTGGTCTGGAGTTGATTCAACTTATTTACTTGATACTTTGGCCTCGTTTGGTATGGATGTTTGGGTTAGACATTACAGAAACTTCTTTCTTCTAATCCTACTATTTTGGGGAGGACTATTTTGGGGAGGATTAGAATTGAtaaacttttcatttctttcctTCTCCCTTTAATCCTCCATCTCCTAccgcacaattttttttattgcttcCTTCAACGTACCTTAAAAATAATGTCTTACTCATTTTGATCCGATCCTCtaccaaacaaaacatttataatGGTGCCTTAGTTGAGGCAAGGAGCTTCTCTATATGTTGAAGTTCAATTTGAGGCTTGTATTATTGGTTTAGAGACTTTCTTTACAATGTTCTTTTCTAAGCAAAATTTGATTTTCTATAAAATTAAGCGAATGTGTACTGTTAATTACTCAATGCACACGCAAATGTGAGTTAAGTTAGTTGACTACTATAATAATACAAGTTCTAATTCTCCTCTTTCTTAGAGCTGTTTAGAATAGTCTTGAATATATAATTAGGGATGTGTTATTTGCACACTTTTGttaacttctcacacactctctTAATTTGCAGTcgtcggatcaaatgaattaaagaatatcaaatgacagaaattaagaggagatatgtgagaagtaaaaagaaatgTGTGAATAGCATATCCTTAAAATTAACACTTTTAAGGCCCGTTGTTTTTTAActatatcatatcattgt from Malus domestica chromosome 01, GDT2T_hap1 includes:
- the LOC103417615 gene encoding uncharacterized protein; translation: MLATHAPPSLITSLLCLPSPPLSSLRTLPLFHIANFRCFRYSWSSLRMVTAMSVQTAASAVSSPDHAAGKWFSVPELRLRDHRFTVPLDYSVDRTASPKISVFAREVVSVGKEEQQLPYLLYLQGGPGFEAPRPTESSGWIRKACEEFRVILLDQRGTGLSTPLTASSLLQLKSEEKLADYVKHFRADNIVNDAEFIRVRLVPDAAPWTILGQSFGGFCAVTYLSFAPQGLKQVLLTGGIPPIGNGFTGDVVYRACSEQIIIQNEKYYKRYPEDIEVVREVVNYLSESEGGGVPLPSGGFLTPKGLQTLGLSGLGSSAGFERLHYMFERAWDPIIVPGARKEISYYFLDAFDKWSSFDTNPLFALLHESIYCQGASSRWSAHRIRAEDEGKFDAVRAAKEGRPVLFTGEMIFPWMFDEIHALRKFKGASHVLAEKKDWPPLYNIDALKNNKVPVAAAVYYEDMYVNFKLAMETASQIAGIRLWITNEFMHSGLRDAGSQVFDHLMGMLDGKKPLF